From the Camarhynchus parvulus chromosome 13, STF_HiC, whole genome shotgun sequence genome, one window contains:
- the TLX3 gene encoding T-cell leukemia homeobox protein 3 has protein sequence MDPPRMDPPGPAQGQHQHEPISFGIDQILNSPEQDSAPPPPPRGPDGATFLGGPGGRGGAPYPALPAPFPAIAAPFEDSGSYSVNLSLAPAGVIRVPAHRPIPGAVPPPISSAIPAMPAVPSLGSLNFPWMESSRRFVKDRFTAAAALTPFTVTRRIGHPYQNRTPPKRKKPRTSFSRVQICELEKRFHRQKYLASAERAALAKSLKMTDAQVKTWFQNRRTKWRRQTAEEREAERQQASRLMLQLQHDAFQKSLNESIQPDPLCLHNSSLFALQNLQPWEEESAKIPPVTSLV, from the exons ATGGACCCGCCGAGGATGGACCCGCCGGGGCCGGCGCAGGGCCAGCACCAGCACGAGCCCATCAGCTTCGGCATCGACCAGATCCTCAACAGCCCCGAGCAGGACAGCgctcccccgccgcccccccgggGCCCCGACGGCGCGACCTTCCtgggcggccccggcggccgcggcggtGCGCCCTACCCGGCCCTGCCGGCCCCCTTCCCGGCCATCGCCGCGCCCTTCGAGGACTCGGGATCGTACAGTGTGAACCTCAGCCTGGCCCCGGCCGGCGTGATCCGGGTGCCGGCGCACAGGCCCATCCCCGGGGCCGTGCCGCCGCCCATCTCCAGCGCCATCCCGGCCATGCCTGCCGTGCCCAGTCTGGGCAGCCTCAACTTCCCctggatggagagcagcaggcgCTTCGTCAAGGACAGGTTCACAG cggcggcggcacTGACGCCCTTCACCGTGACACGGCGGATCGGGCATCCCTACCAGAACCGGACTCCGCCGAAGCGCAAGAAACCGCGGACATCCTTCTCCCGGGTGCAGATCTGCGAGCTGGAGAAGCGCTTCCATCGGCAGAAGTACCTGGCCTCGGCCGAGCGCGCTGCCCTCGCCAAGTCCCTCAAGATGACGGACGCCCAGGTGAAGACCTGGTTCCAGAACCGGCGCACCAAGTGGCG GCGGCAGACGGCGGAGGAGCGGGAGGCCGAGCGGCAGCAGGCGAGCCggctgatgctgcagctgcagcacgaCGCCTTCCAGAAGTCGCTGAACGAGTCGATCCAGCCCGACCCGCTGTGCCTGCACAACTCGTCGCTGTTCGCGCTGCAGaacctgcagccctgggaggaggaGAGCGCCAAGATCCCCCCGGTCACCTCCCTCGTCTGA